A genomic stretch from Centroberyx gerrardi isolate f3 chromosome 10, fCenGer3.hap1.cur.20231027, whole genome shotgun sequence includes:
- the tmem177 gene encoding transmembrane protein 177 yields the protein MAFPFLKYAVLLQKYRTPLLIASCGGVFAVNVFYHVFPDQSYRQLYQAWHRGQPVALSDKLDGVFQQVLKDYGISSPNTFSAFASFGFHPVGAGVPWLPAGAQIGIPANFNSTAEDPGGITNRTIFINGKTVEWESDSGTALKEALVFSPEAQKFAIAREVARLDSGGLVLSAAVAPVCLGGVWVYSAFLKQVFGLHVGPPLLRGAVNVLALGLGAVSYFLSSDAVSQWMDYSSDRRAARVSRDYAKGGVEFYDKILSRNKTLRSLMGQKGEAMYAPSGNLFPAHLLQLKHAPYTSRRDGILTLLKRENA from the exons atggcGTTTCCCTTCCTGAAGTATGCGGTGCTTCTCCAGAAGTACCGCACTCCGCTGCTCATCGCCAGCTGCGGCGGGGTCTTCGCCGTCAACGTGTTCTACCACGTCTTCCCCGACCAGTCCTACCGACAGCTGTACCAGGCCTGGCACAGAGGACAGCCAGTCGCCCTGTCTGACAAGCTGGACGGTGTCTTCCAgcag GTGTTGAAGGACTATGGCATCAGCTCGCCCAACACTTTCTCTGCTTTCGCCTCCTTCGGCTTCCATCCGGTCGGTGCTGGCGTCCCATGGCTTCCTGCAGGAGCCCAGATCGGCATCCCAGCCAACTTCAACAGCACGGCCGAAGACCCGGGTGGAATCACCAACCGCACCATTTTCATCAATGGCAAAACGGTGGAGTGGGAGAGCGATTCCGGCACCGCTCTGAAGGAGGCGCTGGTGTTCTCCCCCGAGGCGCAGAAGTTCGCCATAGCGCGAGAGGTGGCCCGCTTGGACTCCGGAGGGCTGGTTTTGAGCGCCGCCGTCGCCCCGGTCTGTCTGGGCGGAGTTTGGGTGTACAGCGCGTTTCTGAAGCAGGTGTTCGGGCTCCATGTCGGGCCTCCGCTGCTCCGCGGGGCCGTGAACGTTCTGGCGCTGGGGCTCGGCGCCGTGTCCTACTTCCTCAGCTCGGACGCCGTCAGCCAGTGGATGGACTACAGCTCGGACCGGCGTGCGGCGCGAGTGTCCCGCGATTACGCCAAGGGAGGGGTGGAGTTCTACGATAAGATCCTGTCCAGGAACAAGACACTGCGCTCTCTGATGGGGCAGAAGGGAGAGGCGATGTACGCACCCAGCGGGAACCTGTTCCCTGCTCACCTGCTCCAGCTGAAACACGCACCCTACACATCCAGGAGGGACGGCATCCTCACTCTGCTGAAACGGGAGAACGCATGA